In Macadamia integrifolia cultivar HAES 741 chromosome 12, SCU_Mint_v3, whole genome shotgun sequence, the following are encoded in one genomic region:
- the LOC122057092 gene encoding adenylate kinase 1, chloroplastic-like, with protein sequence MAALNRLLRAKRELSFSSSYSWMTTDNLWRSLSSSTFSEAAQLRRAPSSPPPTSIKAFSVPRDPKERNVQWVFLGCPGVGKGTYASRLSKLLGVPHIATGDLVREELSSSGPLFKQLAEIVNQGKLVSDEIIFNLLSQRLEAGEAKGESGFILDGFPRTIRQAEILEDVTDIDLVINLKLQENVLLEKCLGRRICSQCGGNFNIANIDIKGENGRPGIYMAPLLPPPHCASKLITRSDDTEEVVKARLRVYNEMSQPLEEFYRSREKLLEFDLPGGIPETWPKLLQALNLDDHDGKQSAAA encoded by the exons ATGGCGGCCTTAAACCGCCTCCTAAGAGCGAAGAGAGAATTGTCTTTCTCATCATCGTATTCATGGATGACTACGGATAATTTGTGGAGGAGCTTGTCTTCATCTACGTTTTCTGAAGCTGCTCAGCTCCGTCGTGCCCCATCTTCGCCGCCGCCCACGTCTATCAAAGCATTCTCAGTGCCACGAGATCCAAAGGAGAGGAACGTGCAGTGGGTGTTCCTGGGCTGCCCAGGAGTTGGGAAGGGCACATATGCCAGCCGTCTTTCTAAGCTTCTTGGCGTCCCTCACATCGCAACAGGTGATCTCGTTCGCGAGGAGCTATCCTCCTCCGGTCCCCTCTTCAAACAG CTTGCAGAGATTGTAAATCAAGGCAAATTGGTCTCAGATGAAATTATATTCAATTTGTTGTCTCAGCGGCTTGAAGCAGGAGAAGCCAAGGGTGAATCAGGGTTCATTCTTGATGGTTTCCCTCGAACAATAAGACAAGCG GAAATATTGGAGGATGTCACCGACATTGACTTGGTTATTAACCTAAAGCTCCAGGAAAATGTACTTCTTGAGAAATGTCTTGGAAGAAGGATTTGCAGCCAGTGTGGTGGGAACTTCAATATTGCGAATATTGATATCAAGGGTGAGAATGGGAGACCTGGAATATACATGGCTCCACTTCTCCCTCCTCCGCATTGTGCATCGAAGCTTATCACTCGATCTGACGATacagaagaagttgtgaaagCACGACTTCGTGTATACAATGAAATG AGCCAGCCCTTAGAGGAGTTCTATCGCAGTCGAGAAAAGTTGTTGGAGTTTGATCTACCTGGAGGGATCCCCGAAACTTGGCCTAAGTTGCTGCAAGCTCTGAATCTTGATGATCATGATGGCAAGCAGTCTGCAGCTGCATGA
- the LOC122058258 gene encoding FAS1 domain-containing protein SELMODRAFT_448915-like gives METSKGYAYRHHRHLVFLLIASLFFSQSAAARATTPPITPPDVSSDKQFHTIINALIGAQDFHSWARIFSITDPSTFPFSATFFVPIKDAVDRLSNSLGGGGGDFDLQTAFLSHTVPQFLTFKDLGELATGFRLPTLLPGKYIVITNNSTSNFTIDDCFITHPDLIVNGAFCVHGIASIFNFTAYGTEPEPLQNQSPPGSSSHPPGQKGFSPPVGLLPHSDAAPCSAPRFILSLLFSIGILGLGPSSLRF, from the coding sequence ATGGAAACCTCTAAAGGTTACGCTTACCGCCACCACCGTCACCTCGTCTTCCTCCTCAtagcttctcttttcttctctcaatCTGCGGCGGCAAGGGCAACAACACCACCGATCACTCCTCCCGATGTCTCAAGCGACAAACAATTTCACACCATCATCAACGCTCTGATCGGTGCCCAAGACTTTCATAGCTGGGCAAGGATTTTTTCCATTACCGATCCCTCCACGTTCCCCTTCAGCGCCACCTTCTTCGTGCCAATCAAGGACGCGGTTGATCGTCTTTCCAACTCtctgggtggtggtggtggtgatttcGACCTACAGACGGCGTTTCTATCCCACACGGTCCCCCAGTTCCTTACCTTCAAGGATCTTGGAGAGTTGGCTACTGGGTTTCGATTACCTACTCTTCTCCCGGGCAAATACATTGTTATAACCAACAATTCCACTTCCAATTTCACCATTGATGACTGTTTCATCACTCATCCTGATTTGATTGTGAATGGGGCTTTCTGTGTCCACGGGATTGCATCAATCTTTAATTTCACGGCTTACGGCACTGAGCCTGAGCCGCTGCAGAACCAGTCACCCCCCGGGTCTTCTTCTCACCCTCCGGGACAGAAAGGGTTTTCTCCGCCGGTGGGTCTTCTTCCTCATTCTGATGCTGCACCATGCTCTGCTCCTCGCTTCATTCTTTCGCTTCTTTTCTCCATTGGGATTTTGGGATTGGGACCCTCTTCGCTTCGCTTTTAG
- the LOC122057003 gene encoding transcription factor bHLH100-like has protein sequence MLANSTPFPSFGGLPRLDDPTVHKHKINVINEPFMSCNYKDTGTSESFLCFPSSQLLIDHDGPTSTLSGDPEAFKKLNHNASERDRRKRLNGLYFTLQSLLPEGDRTKKLSIPATVSCALKYIPELQKHVQKLTHRKEDILSSIYKQGDTIKLHKQEKGTGGDWGSLPSVSASKVDEREVVIQICASKAKNIPLSKVLVDLEEVGLQVLSASAIESNGEKVFYNLHLQVKETQRLESEVLSQKLMLMYQNREELPSSYLNTKADPEL, from the exons ATGTTAGCTAACTCTACTCCATTTCCAAGCTTTGGTGGCTTGCCAAGACTTGATGATCCCACAGTTCATAAACACAAGATTAATGTTATTAATGAGCCTTTCATGAGCTGCAACTACAAAGATACAGGAACTTCAGAATCATTCTTATGCTTTCCTTCCTCACAGCTATTGATCGATCATGATGGCCCGACAAGTACTCTAAGTGGTGATCCAGAAGCATTCAAAAAACTAAACCACAACGCAAGCGAACGTGATCGGAGAAAAAGATTGAATGGCCTATACTTTACTCTCCAATCTCTACTTCCTGAAGGGGATCGAACG AAGAAACTGAGTATCCCAGCAACTGTTTCTTGTGCACTCAAGTATATACCAGAGTTGCAGAAGCATGTCCAGAAGTTAACACACAGGAAAGAAGACATCTTATCAAGTATCTATAAGCAAGGAGATACCATCAAACTGCACAAGCAAGAGAAAGGTACCGGCGGCGACTGGGGATCCTTGCCGAGTGTTTCGGCCAGTAAAGTCGACGAAAGAGAAGTTGTTATTCAGATTTGTGCAtccaaagccaagaacattcctCTTTCTAAGGTATTAGTGGATTTGGAAGAAGTGGGGCTTCAAGTCTTGAGTGCTTCAGCTATTGAATCCAATGGGGAAAAGGTCTTCTACAACCTCCATCTTCAG GtaaaagaaactcaaagacTGGAATCTGAGGTATTGAGTCAGAAGCTCATGCTGATGTATCAAAACAGAGAAGAGTTGCCTTCATCATATTTGAATACAAAGGCAGATCCAGAACTTTAA